One window of Akkermansia biwaensis genomic DNA carries:
- a CDS encoding prenyltransferase/squalene oxidase repeat-containing protein gives MNKAVLFLSVLSACTALGAPMPAEGGEKRDTIPIEKVPDVEPPSRETLDQSIRRAADFLLASQNKDGSWGDHTRTKGLNVICPYPEGPRSFRTACTSLCVIGLLASPLKDEPAVKGAVDRAVQYLLATLPLLKRGDTRTVLGVWGHAYGLSALCRAAENLPENSPQYTELKKVASLQVEALNWMADVKGGWGYYTFKTFSRRPMGEPTSFLTATVLIAFKDAERAFGLKADPQIVKRAVASLEKQRTPAGSYVYSISHMFYPGRPINRHTGSLARTPAGDLALIQYDPAFVSRRQLEDGLERIWSRSGWLSLAVKKPIPHESFAQNAGYFFYYGYYYAARCLDQVPRERLPRHAAHLADDILPMQEKDGSWWDYPLYNYHKFYGTGYALFAVSRVRSALYPTTPPAS, from the coding sequence ATGAACAAGGCCGTCCTTTTCCTCTCCGTTCTGAGTGCCTGCACGGCGCTTGGCGCACCCATGCCGGCAGAAGGCGGGGAAAAAAGAGACACCATTCCCATTGAAAAGGTTCCGGACGTGGAGCCCCCCTCCCGGGAAACGCTGGACCAGTCCATACGCAGGGCGGCGGATTTCCTTCTGGCCAGCCAGAACAAGGACGGCTCCTGGGGGGACCACACGCGCACCAAGGGGCTGAATGTGATCTGCCCTTACCCGGAAGGCCCCAGGTCATTCAGGACCGCCTGCACGTCCCTGTGCGTCATCGGCCTGCTCGCCAGTCCGCTGAAGGATGAGCCCGCCGTCAAGGGAGCCGTTGACCGGGCCGTCCAGTACCTGCTTGCCACCCTTCCCCTGCTCAAGCGCGGAGACACGCGCACCGTCCTCGGCGTATGGGGCCATGCCTACGGCCTCTCCGCCCTGTGCCGCGCCGCTGAAAACCTGCCGGAGAATTCCCCGCAATACACGGAGCTCAAGAAGGTGGCCTCCCTGCAGGTGGAGGCGCTGAACTGGATGGCGGACGTCAAAGGCGGCTGGGGCTACTACACCTTTAAAACTTTTTCCAGACGGCCGATGGGGGAACCCACCTCCTTCCTGACGGCTACGGTGTTGATCGCCTTCAAGGACGCCGAACGCGCATTCGGCCTCAAGGCCGATCCCCAGATCGTCAAGCGCGCCGTCGCCAGCCTGGAAAAACAGCGGACCCCGGCCGGGAGCTATGTGTATTCCATATCCCACATGTTTTATCCCGGCAGGCCCATCAACCGCCACACCGGCAGTCTGGCCCGCACCCCCGCCGGAGACCTGGCCCTGATCCAGTACGATCCGGCTTTTGTTTCCAGACGCCAGCTGGAAGACGGGCTGGAACGCATCTGGAGCCGCTCCGGGTGGCTCTCCCTGGCGGTGAAGAAACCCATCCCTCATGAAAGCTTCGCGCAAAATGCAGGCTATTTCTTCTACTACGGGTATTACTACGCCGCCCGCTGCCTTGACCAGGTACCCCGGGAACGGCTGCCGCGCCATGCGGCCCATCTGGCGGACGACATCCTGCCCATGCAGGAGAAGGACGGCTCCTGGTGGGACTATCCCCTCTACAATTATCACAAATTTTATGGCACCGGCTACGCCCTGTTCGCCGTTTCCCGGGTCCGGAGCGCGCTTTATCCCACCACCCCGCCCGCTTCCTGA